From a single Brassica napus cultivar Da-Ae chromosome C9, Da-Ae, whole genome shotgun sequence genomic region:
- the LOC106413704 gene encoding LOB domain-containing protein 37: protein MSCNGCRVLRKGCSENCILRPCIQWIESADAQGHATVFVAKFFGRAGLMSFISAVPESQRPALFQSLLYEACGRTVNPVNGAIGMLWTGNWRICQAAVETVLRGGSLRPIPELITHGGGFPSATSEEASEICAEMLKLQQNDGSSDRNIYNHSRFSSSRSRSTLDSSPRKRKLDISLNPSLPMKAVPSSTRHQSRTPSMNSEESMTTTTTFWDNSASGAQHGNGGGETSRLLNLFV from the exons atgagCTGCAACGGTTGCCGTGTGCTCCGAAAAGGTTGCAGCGAGAATTGTATCCTCCGGCCATGTATTCAGTGGATAGAAAGCGCCGATGCTCAAGGCCACGCCACCGTCTTCGTGGCTAAATTCTTCGGCCGTGCCGGTCTCATGTCCTTTATCTCCGCCGTACCGGAATCTCAGCGTCCCG CTTTGTTTCAGTCTTTGCTATATGAAGCTTGTGGAAGAACAGTGAATCCGGTCAACGGAGCAATCGGAATGTTGTGGACGGGAAACTGGAGAATCTGCCAAGCTGCTGTTGAGACGGTGCTTCGCGGCGGTTCTTTGAGACCTATCCCTGAGCTTATCACTCACGGCGGCGGGTTTCCATCGGCGACATCTGAAGAAGCATCTGAGATCTGCGCGGAAATGTTGAAGCTCCAGCAGAATGATGGTTCCAGCGATCGTAACATCTACAATCATTCCAGATTTTCAAGCTCTAGATCAAGATCTACGCTGGATTCTTCTCCCAGGAAACGTAAGCTCGATATATCACTAAACCCTAGTTTACCCATGAAAGCAGTGCCTTCTTCCACACGGCACCAATCTAGAACACCGTCGATGAACTCAGAGGAGTCAATGACAACGACGACGACGTTTTGGGATAACTCTGCATCTGGTGCTCAACACGGAAACGGAGGAGGAGAAACAAGCAGGCTGCTTAACCTTTTTGTTTAA